Proteins encoded within one genomic window of Bacillus thuringiensis:
- a CDS encoding anaerobic ribonucleoside triphosphate reductase → MLQKNTRGEELMRVFETIVHGNEQDLMQENANVDGRSPMGVMGTFASESAKYYAVENLLSDQVKKAINQNILYPHDLDFYATGTTTCSQIPLAQMLANGFHTGHGHMRQPQDIKSALALSSIIFQANQNMQHGGQSFALFDVDLAPYVRKTVERHKKRLQTYPLTKEQIEEFAWKETENDTYQACEAFIHNSNSMHSRGGGQVPFISINYGTDTSKEGRLLVRQLLKATQAGLGKGETPIFPIQIFKMKKGVNFEGNDPNYDLFELALETTAERLFPNFSFLDAPFNAVHYDGRPESEVCYMGCRTRVMSNIHGEETGIGRGNLSFTSINLVKLALISGSKEAFFEALNYYLDLGIKQLLERFEYQCTKRARDFRFLYSQGVWRGGEKLQPEDSVASILRQGTLSLGFIGLAECLVALTGKHHGEDEESWKLGYEIISFMRDRMDKATEEHELNFSVIATPAEGLSGKFVKKDREEFGVISGITNHNYYTNSFHIPVYYNMQAINKIRLEGPFHALCNGGHITYIELDGAAMHNKKALKQIVQAMAENGVGYGSINHPVDRCKCCNYHGVIGNECPSCGNEDETNIERIRRITGYLVGDMSKWNSAKRSEEMDRVKHK, encoded by the coding sequence ATGTTACAAAAAAATACACGTGGAGAAGAATTAATGAGAGTGTTTGAGACAATTGTCCACGGCAATGAACAAGATTTAATGCAAGAAAATGCAAATGTAGATGGCCGCTCTCCGATGGGAGTAATGGGAACGTTCGCATCTGAGAGTGCGAAATATTATGCAGTTGAAAATTTATTGTCAGATCAAGTGAAAAAAGCGATAAATCAAAATATATTATATCCACATGACTTAGATTTTTATGCGACTGGGACAACGACTTGTTCGCAAATTCCATTAGCACAAATGCTTGCTAACGGTTTTCATACAGGACATGGCCATATGAGACAACCGCAAGACATAAAAAGTGCATTGGCTCTTTCGTCTATTATTTTTCAGGCGAATCAAAATATGCAGCACGGTGGTCAATCGTTTGCACTCTTTGATGTTGATTTAGCTCCATATGTGAGAAAAACAGTAGAGCGACATAAGAAACGATTACAGACATATCCACTTACGAAAGAACAAATAGAAGAATTTGCGTGGAAAGAAACAGAAAATGATACGTATCAGGCTTGTGAAGCTTTCATTCATAATTCAAATAGTATGCATAGTCGGGGCGGGGGGCAAGTACCGTTTATTTCTATTAATTATGGAACAGACACGTCTAAAGAGGGACGATTATTAGTTAGACAGCTTTTAAAAGCGACACAAGCTGGTCTTGGTAAAGGGGAAACACCAATTTTTCCTATTCAAATTTTTAAAATGAAAAAAGGTGTGAACTTTGAAGGAAATGATCCGAACTATGATTTATTTGAATTAGCGTTAGAGACAACGGCTGAACGATTATTCCCTAACTTTTCATTTTTAGATGCGCCATTTAATGCAGTACATTATGATGGACGACCGGAAAGTGAAGTATGTTACATGGGATGCCGTACTCGTGTTATGTCTAACATACATGGAGAAGAAACAGGGATTGGAAGAGGGAATTTATCATTTACATCTATTAATTTAGTGAAATTAGCGTTAATTAGTGGTTCAAAAGAAGCGTTTTTTGAAGCGTTAAATTATTACTTAGATTTAGGAATTAAGCAATTATTAGAGCGATTTGAGTACCAATGTACGAAGCGAGCGAGAGATTTTCGATTTTTATATTCACAAGGTGTATGGCGCGGAGGAGAAAAGTTACAGCCTGAAGATTCTGTAGCATCCATTTTAAGGCAAGGGACGTTAAGTCTTGGTTTTATCGGTCTTGCGGAGTGTTTAGTAGCTTTAACAGGAAAGCATCATGGAGAAGATGAAGAATCATGGAAACTCGGGTATGAAATCATTTCCTTTATGAGAGATAGAATGGATAAAGCGACAGAAGAACATGAACTGAATTTCTCAGTAATTGCAACTCCAGCAGAAGGGCTATCAGGGAAGTTTGTGAAAAAAGATAGGGAAGAATTTGGTGTGATTAGCGGTATAACGAACCATAATTATTATACGAATTCGTTCCATATCCCAGTTTACTATAACATGCAAGCGATAAATAAAATTCGTTTAGAAGGACCTTTCCATGCCCTATGTAACGGGGGGCATATTACGTATATTGAACTAGACGGAGCAGCTATGCATAACAAAAAGGCGTTAAAACAAATTGTGCAAGCGATGGCAGAGAATGGTGTTGGATACGGTTCAATTAATCATCCTGTTGACCGTTGTAAGTGCTGCAATTATCACGGAGTTATTGGAAATGAATGTCCAAGCTGCGGAAATGAAGATGAGACCAATATAGAAAGAATTCGCCGCATAACAGGTTATCTTGTAGGAGATATGTCGAAGTGGAATAGTGCGAAACGTAGTGAAGAGATGGATCGGGTGAAACATAAATGA
- a CDS encoding response regulator transcription factor: MNKTVLLVEDERRLREIVSDYFRNEGFEVIEAEDGKKALELFAEHEIDLIMLDIMLPEIDGWSVCRRIRKESAVPIIMLTARSDEDDTLLGFELGADEYVTKPFSPKVLVARAKTLLKRADGVVGVAEENAMSLAGIEVNRLSRTVLVDGEEIILTHKEFELLVYLMENKGIVLSRQHLLDQLWGYDYYGDDRTVDTHIKKLRNKLGDKAKHIGTVIRVGYKFEE, from the coding sequence ATGAATAAAACAGTATTACTTGTTGAAGATGAAAGAAGATTACGTGAAATCGTTAGTGATTATTTTCGTAATGAAGGCTTTGAAGTAATCGAAGCAGAAGACGGAAAAAAAGCGTTAGAATTATTCGCAGAGCATGAAATTGATTTAATTATGTTAGATATTATGTTACCAGAAATAGATGGATGGTCTGTTTGTAGACGAATTAGAAAAGAATCAGCAGTGCCAATTATTATGCTAACAGCACGTTCGGATGAGGATGATACATTACTAGGGTTCGAATTAGGTGCAGATGAGTATGTAACGAAACCTTTCAGCCCGAAAGTGTTAGTAGCTCGCGCGAAGACGTTATTGAAACGTGCGGATGGCGTGGTAGGAGTAGCAGAAGAAAATGCTATGTCTTTGGCTGGAATAGAAGTGAATCGTCTATCTAGAACTGTTTTAGTAGATGGAGAAGAAATTATATTGACACATAAAGAATTTGAACTTCTCGTTTATTTAATGGAGAACAAAGGAATTGTGTTGTCACGACAACATTTATTAGATCAGTTATGGGGATATGACTATTACGGCGATGACCGAACGGTTGATACTCATATTAAAAAGCTAAGAAATAAGCTAGGAGATAAAGCGAAGCATATCGGTACTGTTATTCGAGTGGGTTATAAGTTTGAAGAATAA
- a CDS encoding acyl-CoA thioesterase, whose protein sequence is MFVAEHEVEIRYAETDQMGVVYHSNYLVWLELGRTKLIQDLGFSYVEMEKEGIISPVLDLQISYRKAMRYGEKAIVKTWVDTVSPLRVVYGYEIYNGEGELCITASTTNICAKKEGFRPVSFKKLYPEWYAKYEEIKKK, encoded by the coding sequence ATGTTTGTAGCAGAACATGAAGTTGAAATCCGTTATGCGGAAACAGATCAAATGGGTGTTGTTTACCATTCAAACTATTTGGTGTGGCTTGAACTAGGTCGCACGAAACTTATACAAGATTTAGGATTTTCATATGTTGAAATGGAGAAAGAGGGAATTATTTCTCCTGTGTTAGATTTGCAAATTTCATATCGTAAAGCGATGCGTTACGGTGAAAAAGCAATTGTGAAAACGTGGGTGGACACTGTGAGCCCGCTTCGCGTTGTATATGGTTATGAAATATATAATGGTGAAGGTGAACTTTGTATTACTGCAAGTACGACAAATATTTGTGCGAAAAAAGAAGGTTTCAGGCCTGTATCATTTAAAAAGTTATATCCAGAGTGGTATGCGAAATATGAGGAAATTAAGAAAAAATAA
- the nrdG gene encoding anaerobic ribonucleoside-triphosphate reductase activating protein — MKVMNIIHDSVVDGEGLRTVVFFAGCPHRCFGCHNPKSWNICNGTEMTVAEIMEEIASNPLTDVTFSGGDPFFQADEVKKVAKAVKDLKKNLWMYTGYTLEEIQSSQNNDMIELLHYGDVLVDGRFEIEKKDLTLPFRGSSNQRIIRLKE, encoded by the coding sequence ATGAAAGTGATGAACATCATTCATGATAGTGTAGTAGATGGAGAAGGATTGCGGACAGTCGTGTTTTTTGCGGGCTGTCCGCATCGTTGTTTCGGTTGCCATAATCCGAAATCGTGGAATATTTGTAATGGAACTGAAATGACAGTAGCAGAAATTATGGAAGAGATTGCAAGTAATCCATTAACTGATGTAACATTTTCAGGTGGAGATCCATTTTTCCAAGCTGATGAAGTGAAAAAAGTAGCAAAAGCTGTGAAAGATTTGAAAAAAAATCTATGGATGTATACAGGTTATACGTTAGAAGAGATACAGAGTTCTCAAAATAATGATATGATAGAGTTGTTACATTATGGGGATGTTTTAGTCGATGGAAGATTTGAAATCGAGAAAAAAGATTTAACACTTCCATTTCGCGGAAGCTCCAATCAACGTATTATTCGATTGAAAGAGTAA
- the sspN gene encoding acid-soluble spore protein SspN, with protein sequence MGNPKKNSKDFAPNHIGTQSKKAGGNKGKQMQDQTGKQPIVDNG encoded by the coding sequence ATGGGTAATCCGAAAAAGAATTCAAAAGACTTTGCACCGAATCATATTGGAACACAATCAAAAAAAGCTGGTGGCAATAAAGGAAAGCAGATGCAAGACCAAACGGGCAAACAACCGATTGTTGATAACGGTTAA
- a CDS encoding 3'-5' exonuclease — MGNVSLPLDYVVIDFETTGFNPYNDKIIQVAAVKYRNHELVDQFVSYVNPERPIPDRITSLTGITNYRVSDAPTIEEVLPLFLAFLHTNVIVAHNASFDMRFLKSNVSMLGLPEPQNKVIDTVFLAKKYMKHAPNHKLETLKRMLGIRLSSHNAFDDCITCAAVYQKCASIEEGEKRKSNTEVLDETAVYEAVKKILVRNKRDIKWVRCMNVGSYLDIKAFYPVMRIKVKGRKKYVLTEILEDDVKEICTSLNCEPALKSEVGNTRIMLNSLEDVLKLESYILGQYDFVLQALSEYKQSEMNADEKLKEYLNIMV; from the coding sequence GTGGGGAATGTATCCTTACCGTTAGATTATGTTGTAATTGACTTTGAAACAACAGGATTTAACCCTTATAATGATAAAATTATTCAAGTCGCAGCAGTGAAATATCGTAATCATGAATTAGTAGATCAATTTGTTTCTTATGTGAATCCAGAGCGTCCAATTCCGGACCGCATAACGAGTTTAACAGGTATTACAAATTATCGTGTTTCAGACGCACCGACAATTGAAGAAGTACTACCTTTATTTTTAGCATTTTTACATACAAATGTAATTGTCGCTCATAATGCATCTTTTGATATGCGTTTTTTGAAAAGTAATGTAAGTATGCTTGGTTTACCGGAACCTCAAAATAAAGTGATTGATACTGTGTTTTTAGCAAAGAAATATATGAAGCACGCGCCTAATCATAAACTTGAAACGTTAAAGCGAATGCTTGGAATTCGTTTAAGTTCTCATAATGCATTTGATGATTGTATTACTTGTGCAGCTGTTTATCAAAAATGTGCATCTATTGAAGAAGGGGAAAAAAGAAAATCGAATACGGAAGTACTTGATGAAACAGCAGTATATGAGGCAGTAAAAAAGATACTTGTACGCAATAAACGTGATATCAAATGGGTTCGTTGCATGAATGTAGGAAGTTATTTAGATATAAAAGCTTTTTATCCAGTTATGAGAATAAAAGTAAAAGGGCGAAAGAAATACGTATTAACAGAGATATTAGAAGATGATGTGAAAGAAATATGTACGAGTTTAAATTGTGAACCGGCGTTAAAAAGTGAAGTTGGTAATACGAGAATTATGCTTAATAGCTTAGAGGATGTCCTGAAATTAGAAAGTTATATTTTAGGACAGTATGATTTTGTACTGCAAGCGCTAAGTGAGTATAAACAAAGTGAAATGAATGCAGATGAAAAGCTAAAAGAATATTTAAATATAATGGTATAA
- a CDS encoding S1C family serine protease — MGYYDGPNLNEEHSETREVRKSGSKKGYFFTGLVGAVVGAVSISFAAPYMPWAQNNGATVSSFSSDSKVEGTVVPVVNKAKNETDLPGMIEGAKDVVVGVINMQQSIDPFAMQPTGQEQQAGSGSGVIYKKAGNKAYIVTNNHVVDGANKLAVKLSDGKKVDAKLVGKDPWLDLAVVEIDGANVNKVATLGDSSKIRAGEKAIAIGNPLGFDGSVTEGIISSKEREIPVDIDGDKRADWNAQVIQTDAAINPGNSGGALFNQNGEIIGINSSKIAQQEVEGIGFAIPINIAKPVIESLEKDGVVKRPALGVGVVSLEDVQAYAVNQLKVPKEVTNGVVLGKIYPISPAEKAGLEQYDIVVALDNQKVENSLQFRKYLYEKKKVGEKVEVTFYRNGQKMTKTATLADNSATKNQ; from the coding sequence ATGGGATATTACGACGGACCAAATTTAAATGAAGAGCATAGTGAAACGAGAGAAGTGAGAAAATCAGGTAGTAAAAAAGGTTATTTTTTCACAGGTTTAGTCGGAGCTGTAGTTGGGGCTGTTTCAATTAGTTTTGCGGCACCATATATGCCATGGGCTCAAAATAATGGAGCGACTGTATCATCATTTAGTTCGGATTCAAAAGTTGAAGGTACTGTAGTTCCTGTTGTCAATAAAGCAAAAAATGAAACTGATTTACCTGGTATGATTGAAGGTGCGAAAGATGTTGTTGTAGGTGTTATTAATATGCAACAAAGCATTGATCCATTTGCAATGCAACCGACAGGTCAAGAACAACAAGCTGGTTCAGGATCAGGTGTTATTTATAAAAAAGCAGGAAATAAAGCATATATTGTAACGAACAACCATGTAGTAGATGGTGCAAATAAACTTGCTGTAAAATTAAGTGATGGTAAAAAGGTAGATGCAAAACTAGTAGGGAAAGATCCTTGGTTAGATTTAGCTGTTGTTGAAATTGACGGTGCTAATGTAAATAAAGTTGCTACTTTAGGTGATTCTAGTAAAATCCGTGCGGGTGAAAAAGCAATTGCAATCGGTAACCCACTAGGGTTTGATGGAAGTGTAACGGAAGGTATTATTAGTAGTAAAGAACGTGAAATTCCAGTTGATATTGATGGGGATAAACGGGCAGATTGGAATGCTCAAGTTATTCAAACAGATGCAGCGATTAACCCTGGTAATAGTGGTGGTGCATTATTTAACCAAAACGGTGAAATAATTGGGATTAATTCAAGTAAAATTGCACAACAAGAAGTTGAAGGGATTGGATTTGCTATTCCAATTAATATCGCAAAACCAGTTATTGAATCACTTGAAAAAGACGGAGTAGTGAAACGTCCAGCTCTTGGAGTAGGTGTCGTTTCATTAGAAGATGTGCAAGCTTATGCGGTAAATCAATTGAAGGTACCGAAAGAAGTAACAAATGGCGTTGTATTAGGTAAAATTTATCCAATATCACCTGCAGAAAAAGCTGGTTTAGAGCAATATGATATTGTAGTAGCATTAGATAATCAAAAAGTAGAAAATTCACTTCAATTCCGTAAATATTTATATGAAAAGAAAAAAGTAGGCGAGAAAGTAGAAGTTACATTCTATCGTAACGGTCAAAAAATGACGAAAACAGCTACTTTAGCAGATAACTCAGCTACAAAGAATCAATAA
- the plsY gene encoding glycerol-3-phosphate 1-O-acyltransferase PlsY, with protein MVTTYLLFIVAYLLGSIPFALVVGKIGYGIDIREHGSGNLGGTNTFRTLGKKAGFIVTIADILKGTLATSLPIIFGLEVHPLWFGLAAVLGHVYPIFAKFRGGKAVATSAGVLLCYSPVVFAILAVVFFSLLFTTRYVSLSSMVTAVVAVIASIVSGDKIFIIAMCLLAGMVIYKHRANIGRIINKTEPKANFSKKQK; from the coding sequence ATGGTTACTACATATCTTTTATTTATCGTTGCCTACTTACTTGGCTCGATCCCATTTGCACTAGTCGTTGGAAAGATTGGTTATGGAATTGACATTCGTGAGCATGGAAGCGGTAATTTGGGCGGGACAAATACATTCCGCACACTAGGGAAAAAAGCAGGTTTTATCGTTACAATTGCTGACATTTTAAAAGGTACATTAGCAACGAGTCTACCGATTATTTTCGGGTTAGAAGTTCATCCACTATGGTTCGGATTAGCAGCTGTCCTTGGACATGTGTATCCGATTTTCGCGAAATTCCGTGGTGGTAAAGCAGTTGCAACTTCTGCTGGCGTGCTTTTATGCTACTCACCAGTTGTTTTTGCAATATTAGCTGTTGTCTTTTTTAGCCTTTTATTTACAACAAGATACGTATCACTTTCTTCTATGGTAACAGCTGTCGTTGCCGTTATCGCATCAATTGTTAGCGGGGATAAAATCTTCATTATTGCGATGTGTTTATTAGCAGGTATGGTTATTTATAAACACCGTGCAAATATTGGACGAATTATAAATAAAACTGAACCGAAAGCAAACTTTTCAAAAAAGCAAAAATAA
- a CDS encoding FbpB family small basic protein has translation MRRSRRKSFDELVKENKQQLLSDRDAIDRIEERIEKRYEMQLFKQAE, from the coding sequence ATGAGAAGAAGTCGCCGTAAATCATTTGACGAACTTGTGAAAGAAAATAAACAACAATTATTAAGTGATCGTGATGCAATCGATCGCATTGAAGAGCGTATTGAAAAACGTTATGAAATGCAACTTTTTAAGCAAGCTGAATAA
- a CDS encoding CoA-binding protein: MTIENPTRTEIGEVLKKSKTIAVVGLSDKPERTSYMVSKAMQDAGYRIIPVNPTVDEVLGEKAVASLKDIKEHVDIVNVFRRSEFLMDVAKEFVEIDADVFWAQLGVQDEDTYKLLKEKDYTVIMDRCIKVEHAMTK, from the coding sequence ATGACAATTGAAAACCCAACTCGTACGGAAATTGGTGAAGTATTAAAGAAAAGCAAAACGATTGCAGTTGTTGGATTATCGGATAAGCCAGAGCGTACATCGTATATGGTTTCAAAAGCAATGCAAGATGCTGGGTATCGCATTATTCCAGTAAACCCAACAGTAGATGAGGTGCTTGGAGAAAAGGCAGTTGCTTCACTAAAGGATATTAAGGAACATGTTGACATTGTAAATGTATTTCGCCGTTCAGAATTTTTAATGGATGTTGCAAAAGAATTTGTAGAGATTGATGCAGATGTTTTTTGGGCACAATTAGGAGTACAAGATGAAGATACATACAAACTTTTAAAAGAAAAAGACTATACTGTAATAATGGATCGTTGTATAAAAGTAGAACATGCGATGACAAAATAG
- a CDS encoding TlpA family protein disulfide reductase, which translates to MWRKLTIIVVLLCLAGYAAYEQFGKNDRVVQGEQEQSEAAMKEMIASNGIEIGKSAPDFELTKLDGTNVKLSDLKGKKVILNFWATWCGPCQQEMPDMEAFYKEHKENVEILAINYTPSEKGGGVEKVSNFAKEKGITFPILLDKNIDVTTAYKVITIPTSYFIDTKGVIQDKFIGPMTQKEMEKRIAKLK; encoded by the coding sequence ATGTGGCGGAAGCTTACGATTATTGTAGTGTTACTTTGTTTAGCGGGATATGCAGCTTATGAACAGTTTGGTAAAAACGATCGGGTGGTACAAGGGGAGCAAGAACAAAGTGAAGCTGCTATGAAAGAGATGATTGCAAGTAATGGTATTGAAATAGGGAAGAGTGCGCCAGACTTTGAATTAACGAAGTTAGATGGAACGAATGTAAAGCTATCAGATTTAAAAGGAAAGAAAGTGATTTTAAACTTTTGGGCAACGTGGTGTGGACCTTGCCAACAAGAAATGCCGGATATGGAGGCTTTCTATAAAGAACATAAAGAAAACGTAGAAATTTTAGCGATAAATTATACACCTTCAGAAAAAGGTGGGGGGGTAGAAAAGGTAAGTAATTTTGCTAAGGAAAAAGGAATTACTTTTCCTATTTTATTGGACAAGAATATTGATGTGACAACAGCCTACAAAGTAATTACGATCCCAACTTCGTATTTTATAGATACAAAAGGTGTCATTCAAGATAAGTTTATTGGACCGATGACGCAAAAAGAGATGGAGAAACGGATTGCTAAATTAAAATAA
- a CDS encoding HesB/YadR/YfhF family protein translates to MNLSVTKEAAQWYKNELNLQSGETLRLFVQYGGCSTVQKGLSLGIRKDDPAHPAVQTQEEGINFFIEGDDEWFFDGHNLSVTFNDGDDFPQFNYEK, encoded by the coding sequence ATGAATCTTTCCGTAACAAAAGAAGCAGCACAATGGTATAAAAACGAATTAAACTTACAATCGGGTGAAACACTTCGCCTTTTCGTACAATACGGCGGTTGCAGTACTGTGCAAAAAGGACTTTCTTTAGGTATTCGTAAAGATGATCCTGCACATCCTGCTGTGCAAACTCAAGAAGAAGGTATTAACTTCTTTATTGAAGGCGATGATGAGTGGTTCTTCGATGGACATAATTTATCTGTTACATTTAACGACGGTGATGATTTCCCGCAATTTAATTATGAAAAATAA
- a CDS encoding glycosyl hydrolase family 18 protein, with translation MIQIVTVRSGDSVFSLASKYGSTPDEIVKDNGLNPAETLVVGQALIVNTKGNNYYVQPGDSLYRISQTYNVPLASLAKVNNLSLKSILHVGQQLYIPKGTKRAVESIAYLQPSTIPIKESLVNATRAINPFLTYLAYFSFEAKRDGTLKEPTETAKIANIATQGNTIPMLVITNIENGNFSADLTSVILRDATIQNKFITNILQTAEKYGMRDIHFDFESVAPEDREAYNRFLRNVKTRLPNGYTLSTTLVPKTSSNQKGKFFEAHDYKAQGQIVDFVVIMTYDWGWQGGPPMAISPIGPVKEVLQYAKSQMPPQKIMMGQNLYGFDWKLPFKEGNPPAKAISSIAAVALARKYNVPIRYDFTAQAPHFNYFDENGVQHEVWFEDSRSVQSKFNLMKEQGIGGISYWKIGLPFPQNWRLLVENFTITKKG, from the coding sequence ATGATTCAAATTGTAACTGTTCGTAGCGGTGATAGCGTATTTAGCTTGGCATCAAAGTATGGATCAACACCTGACGAGATAGTAAAAGACAATGGATTAAATCCAGCTGAAACACTCGTCGTTGGTCAGGCACTGATCGTTAATACGAAAGGGAATAATTATTATGTGCAGCCTGGCGATAGCCTATATCGAATCTCTCAGACATATAACGTTCCTCTCGCTAGTTTAGCTAAAGTGAATAACTTATCTTTAAAATCCATTCTCCATGTTGGACAGCAATTATATATACCGAAAGGGACAAAACGAGCGGTAGAATCCATCGCTTATTTACAACCTTCAACAATACCCATCAAAGAAAGTTTAGTTAATGCTACACGTGCTATCAACCCATTTTTAACGTATTTAGCCTACTTTAGTTTTGAAGCCAAAAGAGATGGTACATTAAAAGAACCAACCGAAACAGCTAAAATCGCTAATATTGCAACGCAAGGCAACACTATCCCTATGCTTGTTATTACAAATATTGAAAATGGAAATTTCAGTGCCGATCTGACATCAGTTATTTTACGGGACGCAACAATCCAAAACAAATTTATTACAAACATTTTGCAAACTGCTGAGAAGTACGGTATGCGAGACATTCATTTTGATTTCGAGAGTGTGGCACCTGAAGATCGCGAAGCGTATAATCGTTTTTTACGAAATGTAAAAACACGATTACCTAATGGATACACGCTAAGCACAACGCTTGTACCGAAAACAAGTTCAAATCAAAAGGGAAAATTTTTCGAAGCTCACGATTATAAAGCACAAGGACAAATTGTTGATTTCGTCGTCATTATGACATATGACTGGGGATGGCAAGGTGGGCCACCGATGGCGATTTCTCCTATCGGCCCTGTAAAAGAAGTACTTCAATATGCAAAATCTCAAATGCCCCCACAAAAAATTATGATGGGGCAAAATTTATATGGTTTCGATTGGAAACTTCCATTTAAAGAAGGAAATCCACCGGCAAAAGCAATTAGCTCTATTGCAGCTGTTGCACTAGCTCGTAAATACAATGTTCCTATTCGCTATGACTTCACTGCTCAAGCTCCTCATTTTAATTATTTCGATGAAAATGGTGTGCAACACGAAGTTTGGTTTGAAGATTCACGTTCTGTTCAAAGTAAGTTTAATTTAATGAAAGAACAAGGTATAGGCGGTATTAGCTACTGGAAGATAGGTTTACCATTCCCGCAAAATTGGCGTTTACTCGTTGAAAACTTTACGATTACAAAAAAGGGCTGA